The following nucleotide sequence is from Candidatus Zixiibacteriota bacterium.
TCGGGTGATGGTTCGCGGGTGGTAATCCGCTGCAGCCAGAGGCCGGGCTGGATGAGTATGCGGGTCAGTTTGTTGTCGCGCGTCTTTCCGGAGAGTTTAAGCAGCTCATAAGCGCCGCCGGCAACCAGTGGCAGCAGGATAAAATGCAGGAGAAACCGCTTAAGCAATGTCGGCGGGGCGCCCGCCAATATGGCGTAAATCGTGTCAGATATCGAATATATCAGGATGGCAAAGAGGGCGACAATCAGGATGAAGCTGGTGCCGCAACGGGGATGAAATGTGGTGTAGCGGGAGACATTTTCGATGGTCAGTTCTTCGCCGTTTTCATAGGTATAGATTGATTTATGCTCCGCTCCATGATACTGAAACACCCTTTTGAACTCGCCGAAAAGAGAAATCACCCAGACATAAGCCAGAAACATGATGAGACGGATAGTGCCCGCTATCAGATTGAATCCAACCGCTCCCTTATCAATATTCAGAAGCGAGGAAATTGCCAGCGGCAGAAAGAAAAATATCAATATGCCGAGGGCGAGGGCGAAGATGGCGGTTCCGACCAGAACCAGGGAACTGTGACGTCGCTCCTGCGGAATATAAGCCTTGCCGTTTGCCGCCGCTTCCTCTTTTTCAATCTCCTTGACCGCAATATCCGCCGAGAAATTGAGGGTCTTTATGCCCAGAATAAGCATTTCGAAGAAAGTGATTACGCCCCTAATGACCGGAAGACTGAGAAGCTTGAAACGCCGTGTGAGTGAAATATATTCCTCGGACTTGACCAGAATTTCCCCCGAAGGAATCCGCACCGCCGTAGCAATGCGGTCCCGAGAGCGCATCATTACCCCTTCGATTACCGCTTGTCCGCCGACCCCTAAGTCAGGCATAATTCCCTCTTACGATTCATATACTGTTATTGGTATCGTCAAAAATTACCAAACAATATACGCTGGCCCTCACCGGTTATGAGAACAGAATTCTTCAGCGGGTCTTGGCGCTCTTGCTTTTCTTGGGCGCCGCCGTTTTCACCGCGCCGCCTTTGTCCATCCCGTATTTCTTGCGGAAACGCTCGATTCGCCCGGCCGTGTCAATCAGTTTCTGACGACCGGTGAAGAAGGGATGGCAATTAGAGCAGATTTCCACCTTCAGGTCTTTCACCGTGGAGCGGGTCTTCATGACATTACCGCAAGCGCAGGTGATGGTGGTATCAAAATATTTCGGATGAATCTTCTCTTTCACCGCTATTCCTCTTTAATTTAAAGCCGGTACAACTTACCGATTTACAAACCGGAATAATAATAAATAAGTTCCCATCTGACAAGGGATAATTCATTAAACCCCAATCGGGGTCGTGATTACCGTTTCTTCAGGACAAAAATATTATAGCGGGAATCGGCTGTGGGCGGGGCGCCATCATAATGGCCGTGAAGACTGATTATTTTGAAACCGCTGCGAGAGGCGAGCCTCTCAATCTCTTCGGGCGCATATTCTTTCTCCGAATAGCCGAAAAGACCGCTCGCTTTGGTTACTGAGTCAATGGCGAAATCTCGAATCAGTTTAACCTGCTCCGTGGGGAAATAGTACTGCTCCCGATGCACCAGTGAGGGATTCTCGAAATAGAGCGGCTTAATCTCGCGGTACCAGAAAGTCCGGTTCAGGCGGTCTTCCGGTTCCAGTCTTTCCAGATGAATGACCAGGGCGCCGTCAGATCGCAGCGCCCCGAAAACTTTTCTGAAAACAGCTTGATTATCTTCGGGAGAAAGATGAGCCATCTGACCGCAAATAAAGAAGGCGAGGTCGCATTCCGCGGGTAATGGCATACTTCTGATATCGCCCACCTGGAAATCAACGGCGACTTTTTGAAACCGGGCGTAGTGGCGCGCCAGGTCGATAGTAAAGCCGCCGATATCGACTCCGGTGACGGTATGCCCCAAGAGAGCCAGCCCGACCGAGTGCCGCCCGGCGCCGCAGGCTAAATCAAGGACTTTTCCTCCGGTCGGGGGGAGATATCGCCGGAGAAAGGAGACTTCTAATTCGGTCGGGATACCCCAGTCATGAACCACTTCGTACAGCCGTTGCGAGAAACGATAGTCACCGTACGGCAGGGTCAGTTCAAAGGGCGCCGGACGGGCGATATTCGCCAGGGACGGAGTTGCGATGCTCGAAATATCTTTCATATATGGTACAGGAATACTATTCCATTATCGACCGCTGCCGTCCGCAAAATCATGCAGCGGTCGTACGGCCGGTCGGGGAAGTCTCTTTTTGTCGGAAATTTGAACTCTGGATGGGGAGGGGGCTATACTGTTTCAGCCGGCAATTTCGGGAAGCCTGCTCGCAATTTTCAAGCCTAACTGAAAGGCTTCATCCATCTTTAAGCGGTCGTCTTTAACGGGACCGATTTCTTTCATGAACCTATGCTCATACATGATATTGCCGCAGTTTTCAATCTCGACCCATTTGAAGAACCCGGCGATGACCTTTCGGGCGCTTTCGAATTCGCCCCGTTCCCCCCCGACCAAGACCATACCGCCCAGCCGTTTCTTCATTATAATCCGCTTGAAATGATGTCCCGAAAGCCCCTCAAAGTCGGGCGGTCTCAGGCAGTTGCAGCGGTCTATAAAAGCCTTGGCTTGAGCCGAAACGGAGTCAAAATAGACCGGTGAACCGAAGAGCACGATATCGACGCTTATAAGAAGGTCATAAAGGGGATAAATTTCATCATGAAAAATGCAGAAGTCCGGTTCGGGGCTTATGCCACAAGCCTGGCAGGGAAGAAACTGGTAATGGTTGAGGCGGACAAACTCATTGGTGGTTGGCTCCTCTGAACCATTTTCGATTCCCTCGGCTATCCGATACAGCAGAAGCTCAGTCGAGCTGTCCCGAATCGGACTGCCGCTCAATGTCAGAATACTGGGCATCTAATTCCTTCAGTTCTTCCAGGCGACTATATAATTCCAGAAGAAGATTTTCAATCCGGTTTTTTTCCTGATACGCCGCCGTCAGTCTCTCCCAATCGGTTTTGGGGATATTGCGTTCGATATCCTCATCAAGACGTTTCAGAATCAGCTCATGGTCGCTGATGCGGGAGGTCAGCGACTTCAGCTCTTTTTTAATCCGTCCTTTGTACTGCGATATCTTTTTGAAATCAAAATATTCTTTGAGTCGTTCCGGGTCGGTCCCTTTTTTTGCCGGCGCCACGCGCTCTCTCTCGGCATCAAGTTTCTCCTTCAGGTAGGAATAATTTCCATCAAATATTCTAACAGCGCCGTTCTCAAGATACAAGATTTTGTCGGCAATACGGTCGATAAAGTAACGGTCGTGGCTCACCACCAGATATGCCCCCTGGTATTCCCGCAGAGCTTCCTCCAGCGCCTGACGGGCATCGATATCGAGATGATTGGTAGGCTCATCGAGTATCAAAAAGTTCGCCGGCATATAAAGCAGTTTGGCGAGAGCCAGTTTGGTCTTTTCGCCGCCGGAAAGGACCAAAATTTTCTTGAGAACATCTTCGCCGCGAAACCCGAATCGCGCCAGGAAGGTGCGCATCCGCCCGGCTTCGGCCAGCGGCTCCAGCTGCCAGATTTCATCCAGAACGGTATTATCGTCATTCAAATCGGACAGTTCCTGGTCGAAGTAAGCTACATCAACTTTCTGCCCTAATCGGATGGCGCCATCTATCGGTTCCAACTCGCCCAGAATAGTCCTCAGTATAGTTGTCTTTCCCGAGCCGTTTCGACCCACCAGAGCGACCCGGTCGCCCCGGTAAAGACTGAAAGAAACCTCCCGCACGACCGGATGATGGCCATATCCAAAATAAGCCGATTCCAGCGAAAGAATCAGATTGTAAGAGCGATTGCCGGATTGCAGCCGGAATGCAACCGGGTTGGATTCGGAAGTCGGCAGCTCAATCCGCTTAATGCGGGAGAGATATTTCATCTTTGACTGCGCCTGTTTGGTTTTCTGTCCGGCGATATTGCGTCGAATGAAATCTTCAATCCGTTTGATTTCTTCCTGCTGATGGCGGTACAGATGTTCTAATTGCTCTTTACGCTCTTCTCTCTCCCGAAGAAAACCGGCAAAGCCGTTGAAATACTGCTCGATTTTTCCGCCGGCAAGTTCCCAGACCTTTTTGACAGTATTATTCAGAAACATCCGGTCGTGAGAGACGATGATATACGCCTTCTCGGTCTTGGCAAGAAACTCCTCCAGCCAGATAGTCGATTCGATATCGAGATGGTTGGTGGGCTCATCCAGAAGAAGCAGGGTGCTTTTTCCGGCGAGAAGCCGCGCCAGGGAAGCGCGATTTTTCTCGCCGCCGGAGAAATTTTCCAGGCGGTTGTGGAAGCGATTTTCCGGGAAGCCGAGCCCATGGAGAATCGTCCTGACTTCCGTTTCAAAGCGGTATCCGCCCAGGGCTTCAAATCTATGCTGCGCCTCACCCAGAATCTCCATCGCTTTTTGAGAGGTGGGGTTTTCGGTCAGAGCCTGCTCAGCCTCTTCCAGTTCCAGCCGCGCCGCGCTCAGGTCGTCACGGACGGCGCTGACATACCCGAAGAGAGTCTGTTGCAATTGCTCTGAGGAGAATTCCTGTTCCAGATAGGCAATACGGCAGTACTTGGAGCGAGCGATATTCCCCGAATCAGGCGTGAGGCGGGATGCCATCAACTGGAAAAGGGTGGTCTTGCCGATGCCGTTGGGACCGACCAGACCGATGCGGTCATCTTCATTGACAGAGAAACTGAGG
It contains:
- the rpmE gene encoding 50S ribosomal protein L31: MKEKIHPKYFDTTITCACGNVMKTRSTVKDLKVEICSNCHPFFTGRQKLIDTAGRIERFRKKYGMDKGGAVKTAAPKKSKSAKTR
- a CDS encoding flavodoxin family protein, producing MPSILTLSGSPIRDSSTELLLYRIAEGIENGSEEPTTNEFVRLNHYQFLPCQACGISPEPDFCIFHDEIYPLYDLLISVDIVLFGSPVYFDSVSAQAKAFIDRCNCLRPPDFEGLSGHHFKRIIMKKRLGGMVLVGGERGEFESARKVIAGFFKWVEIENCGNIMYEHRFMKEIGPVKDDRLKMDEAFQLGLKIASRLPEIAG
- a CDS encoding DUF1385 domain-containing protein, translated to MPDLGVGGQAVIEGVMMRSRDRIATAVRIPSGEILVKSEEYISLTRRFKLLSLPVIRGVITFFEMLILGIKTLNFSADIAVKEIEKEEAAANGKAYIPQERRHSSLVLVGTAIFALALGILIFFFLPLAISSLLNIDKGAVGFNLIAGTIRLIMFLAYVWVISLFGEFKRVFQYHGAEHKSIYTYENGEELTIENVSRYTTFHPRCGTSFILIVALFAILIYSISDTIYAILAGAPPTLLKRFLLHFILLPLVAGGAYELLKLSGKTRDNKLTRILIQPGLWLQRITTREPSPDQMEVAIVALETALGVTESKLTVKKTCL
- a CDS encoding class I SAM-dependent methyltransferase, with the protein product MKDISSIATPSLANIARPAPFELTLPYGDYRFSQRLYEVVHDWGIPTELEVSFLRRYLPPTGGKVLDLACGAGRHSVGLALLGHTVTGVDIGGFTIDLARHYARFQKVAVDFQVGDIRSMPLPAECDLAFFICGQMAHLSPEDNQAVFRKVFGALRSDGALVIHLERLEPEDRLNRTFWYREIKPLYFENPSLVHREQYYFPTEQVKLIRDFAIDSVTKASGLFGYSEKEYAPEEIERLASRSGFKIISLHGHYDGAPPTADSRYNIFVLKKR
- a CDS encoding ABC-F family ATP-binding cassette domain-containing protein, with amino-acid sequence MTLIAGENICKQFNQRTIFKDLSFSVNEDDRIGLVGPNGIGKTTLFQLMASRLTPDSGNIARSKYCRIAYLEQEFSSEQLQQTLFGYVSAVRDDLSAARLELEEAEQALTENPTSQKAMEILGEAQHRFEALGGYRFETEVRTILHGLGFPENRFHNRLENFSGGEKNRASLARLLAGKSTLLLLDEPTNHLDIESTIWLEEFLAKTEKAYIIVSHDRMFLNNTVKKVWELAGGKIEQYFNGFAGFLREREERKEQLEHLYRHQQEEIKRIEDFIRRNIAGQKTKQAQSKMKYLSRIKRIELPTSESNPVAFRLQSGNRSYNLILSLESAYFGYGHHPVVREVSFSLYRGDRVALVGRNGSGKTTILRTILGELEPIDGAIRLGQKVDVAYFDQELSDLNDDNTVLDEIWQLEPLAEAGRMRTFLARFGFRGEDVLKKILVLSGGEKTKLALAKLLYMPANFLILDEPTNHLDIDARQALEEALREYQGAYLVVSHDRYFIDRIADKILYLENGAVRIFDGNYSYLKEKLDAERERVAPAKKGTDPERLKEYFDFKKISQYKGRIKKELKSLTSRISDHELILKRLDEDIERNIPKTDWERLTAAYQEKNRIENLLLELYSRLEELKELDAQYSDIERQSDSGQLD